One window of Nocardia nova SH22a genomic DNA carries:
- a CDS encoding MMPL family transporter: MAHDDLGIAEADPPSLADEPEKSARGPAARVAAFTGRHRRAIAAVWIALLVVAAPFAATIMSVLSGGGWDAPGSQSAEAARVLSDANLNGRGKLTAALVIRDRDYAVADKEFDTRVRHAIEVATTDKDLPVSSVYGWSTLDRGTRDEFLGKDRHTIVDSIGIDLDGGTARNVLPGVQNRLTDAFADDGLDVSIVSQDAFFGALNKASQDDLILAELITFPLIALILIVLFRSVAAVAASMAVGVTTIVLTLGVLSPIAHATELSLFLANTATMLGLGVGIDYSLFVIARYQEELARGREVGEAVAVAVRRSGHTILFSGTIVLACTATLLFIHLNIVLSLAVGAMTAVAISMLVCTLLLPTLLHIIGKRINWGRPRFLPGRSAIGGVTAPSGRWRRFALAVMRRPIVFGLLGVVFMGVLSYPAMGLKTFTPDVGVLPASDPSRQGFEIMSEQLGVGVPSPVRVVVTSPTSLATDPAAGGEFVHLVDELGSIPHVERTLSYVNVLRQVAGDPVAAGRTFADGGYSKDVRQSVQYFLSKDGRTGVIELRTDSSAGGDGSHEVVNAARQVIDHRQGSALHVVVGGESAEGLDANVLFEQNLPKIIIAMLVVIFVVLMVTFRSILLPIKAIALNVLSIGATFGIMVLVFQHGFGTGLLGLHHTGYMQNFVPILMLAILFSLSTDYEVFLLNRIRESYIRTGDNTGAVAEGVQATGPLISGAAILMMAVFGAFAFTGVVPIEQLGFGMALGVLIDATVVRLILVPAAMRLMGKWNWWFPGRPDISRGAVESESHS; this comes from the coding sequence TTGGCACACGACGATTTGGGGATAGCCGAGGCCGATCCGCCATCGCTCGCCGATGAACCCGAGAAGTCCGCACGCGGGCCCGCCGCCCGCGTGGCGGCGTTCACGGGCCGTCATCGTCGCGCCATCGCCGCCGTCTGGATCGCACTGCTCGTCGTGGCCGCGCCATTCGCCGCCACGATCATGTCGGTGCTCAGCGGTGGCGGATGGGACGCCCCCGGATCGCAGAGCGCGGAAGCCGCTCGCGTCCTGTCCGATGCGAATCTCAACGGGCGCGGCAAACTCACCGCGGCCCTGGTGATCCGCGATCGTGACTACGCCGTGGCCGACAAGGAATTCGATACCCGCGTCCGGCATGCGATCGAAGTCGCCACCACGGACAAAGACCTGCCGGTTTCCTCGGTGTACGGCTGGTCGACCCTCGATCGGGGCACCCGGGACGAGTTCCTGGGTAAGGACCGGCACACGATCGTCGACTCCATCGGCATCGATCTCGACGGCGGTACGGCCCGCAACGTCCTTCCCGGAGTGCAGAATCGGCTGACCGACGCCTTCGCCGACGACGGTCTCGACGTGTCGATCGTCAGCCAGGACGCGTTCTTCGGCGCGCTGAACAAGGCGAGTCAGGACGATCTCATCCTGGCCGAGCTGATCACGTTCCCGCTCATCGCGCTGATCCTGATCGTGCTGTTCCGCAGCGTCGCCGCCGTGGCGGCCTCGATGGCGGTCGGGGTGACCACCATCGTCCTCACCTTGGGCGTCCTCTCGCCGATCGCCCACGCGACGGAACTCTCACTGTTCCTCGCCAACACCGCCACGATGCTCGGCCTCGGTGTCGGAATCGACTACTCGCTGTTCGTGATCGCGCGATATCAGGAGGAACTGGCGCGCGGGCGAGAAGTCGGCGAGGCGGTCGCGGTCGCGGTGCGCCGATCCGGTCACACGATCCTGTTCTCCGGAACGATCGTCCTGGCCTGTACCGCGACGCTGTTGTTCATCCACCTCAACATCGTGTTGTCCCTGGCCGTCGGCGCGATGACCGCCGTGGCGATCTCGATGCTGGTCTGCACGCTGCTGCTGCCGACATTGCTGCACATCATCGGCAAGCGGATCAATTGGGGCCGACCGCGTTTCCTGCCCGGTCGTTCGGCCATCGGAGGCGTGACCGCCCCCAGCGGCCGGTGGCGGCGGTTCGCCCTGGCGGTCATGCGGCGGCCGATCGTCTTCGGCCTGCTCGGCGTCGTTTTCATGGGCGTGCTGTCCTATCCGGCCATGGGGTTGAAGACCTTCACCCCCGATGTCGGCGTCCTGCCCGCCTCCGATCCGTCGCGTCAGGGCTTCGAGATCATGTCGGAGCAGCTGGGAGTCGGTGTTCCGTCTCCGGTGCGGGTCGTCGTGACCAGCCCGACCTCGCTGGCCACCGACCCGGCCGCCGGTGGGGAGTTCGTGCACCTGGTCGACGAACTGGGTTCGATCCCGCACGTCGAACGGACGCTGTCCTACGTCAACGTCCTGCGGCAGGTCGCCGGGGACCCCGTGGCCGCGGGACGTACCTTCGCCGACGGCGGCTATTCCAAGGATGTCCGCCAATCGGTCCAGTACTTCCTCTCGAAGGACGGCCGCACCGGCGTCATCGAGTTGCGGACCGACTCGTCGGCGGGCGGTGACGGTTCCCACGAGGTGGTCAACGCGGCGCGCCAGGTCATCGACCACCGCCAGGGCTCGGCCCTGCATGTGGTCGTGGGTGGTGAGTCGGCCGAAGGGCTCGACGCCAACGTGCTGTTCGAGCAGAACCTGCCGAAGATCATCATCGCGATGCTGGTGGTGATATTCGTCGTGCTGATGGTGACATTCCGGTCGATTCTGCTGCCCATCAAGGCCATTGCGCTGAACGTGCTGTCGATCGGCGCGACCTTCGGAATCATGGTGCTGGTGTTCCAGCACGGATTCGGCACCGGCCTGCTGGGGCTGCATCACACCGGATACATGCAGAACTTCGTCCCGATCCTGATGCTGGCAATCCTGTTCAGCCTGAGTACCGACTACGAAGTGTTCCTGCTGAATCGGATCCGCGAAAGCTACATCCGCACCGGCGACAACACGGGTGCGGTGGCCGAGGGCGTGCAGGCGACCGGTCCGTTGATCTCGGGCGCGGCCATCTTGATGATGGCGGTCTTCGGGGCCTTCGCCTTCACCGGCGTCGTTCCCATCGAACAGCTCGGCTTCGGTATGGCGCTGGGTGTGCTGATCGACGCGACGGTGGTCCGCCTCATCCTGGTCCCGGCCGCCATGCGGCTGATGGGGAAGTGGAATTGGTGGTTCCCCGGTCGGCCGGACATCAGTCGAGGCGCAGTGGAATCCGAATCGCATTCCTGA
- a CDS encoding acyl-ACP desaturase translates to MARDLTQLELLTELEPVAEENVNRHLSMAKEWHPHDYVPWDQGRNFAAMGGIDWDPEQSQLSEVAKAAMITNLLTEDNLPSYHREIAENFSQDGAWGTWVGRWTAEENRHGIVMRDYLVVTRGVDPVALEQARMIHMTNGFASPAEADAGFLHSVAYVTFQELATRVSHRNTGKVCDDPIADRMLQRVAADENLHMIFYRNMCGAALDLAPDQALDAITLILENFQMPGAGMPNFRRNGVLMAKHGIYDLRQHLEEVVQPVLKKWRVFERDDFTARGEETRERLGQFLERLSKDVVKFEEQRDRSLAREAAKRERNLTAAS, encoded by the coding sequence ATGGCAAGGGATCTGACTCAACTCGAGTTGCTCACAGAGTTGGAGCCGGTTGCCGAAGAGAACGTCAACCGGCACCTCTCGATGGCCAAGGAATGGCACCCGCACGACTACGTTCCGTGGGATCAGGGCCGCAACTTCGCGGCGATGGGCGGCATCGACTGGGACCCCGAGCAGTCGCAGCTCAGCGAGGTCGCCAAGGCCGCGATGATCACCAACCTGCTCACCGAGGACAACCTGCCCTCCTATCACCGCGAGATCGCCGAGAACTTCTCCCAGGACGGCGCCTGGGGAACCTGGGTCGGCCGCTGGACCGCCGAGGAGAACCGGCACGGCATCGTCATGCGTGACTACCTGGTGGTCACCCGCGGCGTGGACCCGGTCGCCCTCGAACAGGCCCGCATGATCCACATGACCAACGGTTTCGCCTCTCCTGCCGAGGCCGACGCCGGATTCCTGCACTCGGTCGCCTACGTGACCTTCCAGGAGCTCGCCACCCGGGTCAGCCACCGCAACACCGGCAAGGTCTGCGACGACCCGATCGCCGACCGGATGCTGCAGCGCGTCGCCGCCGACGAGAACCTGCACATGATCTTCTACCGCAACATGTGCGGTGCGGCGCTGGACCTGGCGCCCGATCAGGCCCTCGACGCGATCACCCTGATCCTCGAGAACTTCCAGATGCCCGGCGCCGGAATGCCGAACTTCCGCCGCAACGGTGTGCTGATGGCCAAGCACGGCATCTACGACCTGCGCCAGCACCTGGAAGAGGTCGTCCAGCCGGTGCTGAAGAAGTGGCGCGTCTTCGAGCGCGACGACTTCACCGCCCGTGGCGAGGAGACTCGCGAGCGGCTCGGCCAGTTCCTCGAGAGGCTGAGCAAGGACGTGGTGAAGTTCGAGGAGCAGCGCGACCGCTCGCTGGCCCGCGAGGCCGCCAAGCGCGAGCGCAACCTCACCGCCGCCAGCTGA
- a CDS encoding SRPBCC family protein, protein MKQKAVISEAVPGRTEPPPDGYTASATVHVDAPADLVYDIVSNVIGYPEWVAETIRCTWRGTDTEPRVGARFKGTNKYRWRRWTTKCMVTTAEQGRHFEFSVDPVLIAKLWRREPFALWGYRIVPTANGTEVTEYTRRLEPRLATLWMNRILLGIGDRDVHNQHNIDKSVVSLKTYAESRAAA, encoded by the coding sequence GTGAAACAGAAGGCCGTCATCTCCGAGGCCGTCCCCGGACGTACCGAACCGCCGCCGGACGGCTACACGGCCAGTGCGACGGTGCACGTCGATGCGCCCGCGGACCTCGTGTACGACATCGTGTCGAACGTGATCGGGTATCCGGAATGGGTCGCCGAGACCATCCGGTGCACATGGCGCGGTACCGATACCGAACCGCGGGTCGGGGCTCGGTTCAAGGGCACCAACAAGTACCGCTGGCGGCGGTGGACGACGAAATGCATGGTGACCACCGCCGAACAGGGCCGGCACTTCGAGTTCAGCGTGGACCCCGTGCTCATCGCGAAGCTCTGGCGGCGAGAGCCGTTCGCGCTCTGGGGTTATCGGATCGTTCCCACGGCGAACGGCACCGAGGTCACCGAGTACACGCGCAGATTGGAGCCGCGGCTCGCGACGCTGTGGATGAATCGCATCCTGCTCGGTATCGGTGACCGCGACGTTCACAACCAGCACAACATCGACAAGTCGGTCGTCTCGCTGAAGACCTATGCCGAATCGCGTGCCGCCGCGTAA
- a CDS encoding HesA/MoeB/ThiF family protein produces MTDTAATGWDPDSFYRELTTRNKGLVPARQQTALARARVLIAGCGSTGGAAAEPLARLGVQRFILADNGEFELSNLNRQHATTVDVGRNKAAVAADRIRAVNPFAEVEVDTGGITDVNADDFARGCDVVIDGVDVTELSGWQAKLRLHEAAAAARKPVLSGYDMAGVQYVRFYDYRRPGARPLDGRVTARHLATLDVPAIMLRVVPARFAPLEMIRNLRDNIHDPDYHVPQLVYAALAFGTLSARMVAEVLAGDGIRRHTAIDVHDVVRTRRQKATVRAHRAVLLLRSVPQVIRFSGPGSHRLPGEATQEEVAAESRGTFESAKSDAGSV; encoded by the coding sequence ATGACCGACACCGCGGCGACCGGATGGGACCCGGACAGCTTCTACCGTGAGCTGACGACCAGGAACAAGGGGCTCGTCCCGGCCCGTCAGCAGACCGCGCTCGCCCGCGCCCGGGTGCTGATCGCGGGCTGCGGCTCGACCGGGGGCGCGGCCGCGGAACCGCTGGCCCGGCTGGGGGTGCAGCGGTTCATCCTGGCCGACAACGGCGAGTTCGAACTGAGCAACCTCAACCGTCAGCACGCCACGACGGTGGACGTCGGACGGAACAAGGCGGCCGTGGCCGCCGACCGCATCCGTGCGGTCAACCCGTTCGCCGAGGTCGAGGTCGATACCGGCGGCATCACCGATGTCAATGCCGACGATTTCGCGCGCGGCTGCGACGTCGTCATCGACGGGGTCGATGTGACCGAGCTGTCCGGCTGGCAGGCCAAGCTGCGGCTGCACGAGGCCGCAGCGGCGGCGCGCAAGCCGGTGCTCAGCGGCTACGACATGGCCGGTGTGCAGTACGTCCGGTTCTACGACTACCGGCGGCCGGGCGCCCGGCCGCTGGACGGGCGCGTGACGGCACGGCACCTGGCGACCCTGGACGTCCCGGCGATCATGTTGCGGGTGGTGCCGGCACGTTTCGCGCCGCTGGAGATGATCCGCAACCTGCGGGACAACATCCACGACCCGGACTACCACGTGCCCCAATTGGTCTACGCCGCATTGGCTTTCGGCACGCTGTCGGCCCGGATGGTCGCGGAGGTGCTGGCGGGGGACGGTATTCGCCGTCATACCGCCATCGACGTGCACGACGTGGTGCGCACGCGGCGGCAGAAGGCGACCGTCCGGGCGCATCGCGCGGTCCTGCTGCTCAGGTCGGTGCCGCAGGTGATCCGGTTCAGCGGGCCGGGCAGCCATCGCCTGCCGGGGGAGGCGACGCAGGAAGAGGTGGCCGCGGAATCGCGCGGCACGTTCGAATCGGCCAAGAGCGATGCCGGGAGTGTGTGA
- a CDS encoding alpha/beta hydrolase, with protein sequence MGSAETHSTTEPSNAVGVLLLHGLTDSPDAFVPWADRLRDNGFVVSTPLLPGHGTSLGDLRRTGWRDWLRGAAEAFADLARECRTVVVGGHSMGGALALELAAAHPEIAAVLLVNPSVAHPSPFIPVLGVLKYVVPSLPNSRLVSKPGAPVTYYPRMPLASIESMSQLWRHLETRLPEVKQPVLLFRSVADGKAGELCARRVLTGVSSDRAEEVPLPNSFHLAMLDYDAELIFDSSVKFLKSL encoded by the coding sequence GTGGGATCGGCTGAGACGCACTCGACCACCGAACCATCGAATGCCGTGGGCGTACTGCTGCTGCACGGGCTGACCGACTCCCCGGATGCCTTCGTGCCGTGGGCGGATCGGTTGCGGGACAACGGATTCGTGGTCTCGACGCCGCTGCTGCCGGGGCACGGGACATCGCTCGGCGATCTGCGGCGCACCGGGTGGCGGGATTGGCTGCGCGGTGCGGCGGAAGCCTTCGCGGACCTTGCTCGTGAGTGCCGGACCGTTGTCGTCGGCGGGCATTCGATGGGTGGCGCACTGGCTCTCGAGCTGGCCGCCGCGCATCCGGAGATCGCGGCGGTGCTGCTGGTGAATCCGTCTGTGGCACACCCGTCTCCGTTCATTCCGGTGCTCGGCGTGCTCAAGTACGTGGTGCCGTCGCTGCCCAACTCGCGGCTGGTGAGCAAGCCCGGCGCACCGGTCACCTACTACCCGCGGATGCCGCTGGCGTCGATCGAATCGATGTCGCAGCTGTGGCGGCATCTGGAAACACGGTTGCCCGAAGTGAAACAGCCTGTCCTGCTGTTCCGTTCGGTGGCCGACGGCAAGGCCGGTGAACTCTGCGCCCGGCGGGTGCTGACCGGAGTGTCCTCCGATCGCGCCGAAGAGGTCCCGCTGCCGAACAGTTTTCATCTGGCGATGCTCGATTACGACGCCGAATTGATATTCGACAGTTCGGTGAAATTCCTGAAGTCACTCTGA
- a CDS encoding DUF4873 domain-containing protein, whose product MSFGHGHENDHFDGYAGAAELTVGETPLRVEVTMRGFFHPADGRYQWYGRVVSDDLAELVGSRKSQVSIRTEHGSASATVWEPDLWGRYRIRGFGMPPFEISGIADEEN is encoded by the coding sequence ATGTCCTTCGGCCACGGTCACGAGAACGATCACTTCGACGGTTACGCGGGCGCCGCGGAATTGACGGTCGGCGAGACGCCGCTGCGGGTGGAGGTCACCATGCGGGGCTTCTTCCACCCGGCCGACGGGCGCTACCAGTGGTACGGCCGGGTCGTATCGGACGACCTCGCCGAATTGGTCGGGTCCCGCAAGAGCCAGGTGTCGATCCGCACCGAGCACGGATCGGCGTCGGCCACGGTCTGGGAACCCGATCTGTGGGGACGGTATCGGATCAGAGGTTTCGGCATGCCGCCGTTCGAGATCAGTGGAATAGCAGACGAGGAGAACTGA
- a CDS encoding AurF N-oxygenase family protein has product MVDTQQRNGTQPRKSQKLMTASVINSYDPNVDIDWDAPLVEGKWFLSERFCSLAGTDLWDSLTFEQKVICSREELAGSLGSGVWTEHMLLALVSRYVYDRPITDPDVQFALTEIADECRHMIMFAKTLDAIGAEPYRAPWQIRHVGRPLKKAAPLIVLWAMLLMTEEIFEQIQREVAKDESVQPVVRTMSRIHVVEESRHIGFARAELDRLVPQLSKPQLSALRTMLATSAPLFIDGLFSPEMYRRSGLDPKVARAAAKKNKEFRETFKWAASRVTDHYRSIGLIGGASERVWRRAGVI; this is encoded by the coding sequence ATGGTCGACACGCAGCAACGCAATGGAACGCAACCGCGTAAGTCGCAGAAACTCATGACGGCGTCCGTCATCAATTCCTACGATCCGAACGTCGATATCGATTGGGACGCACCACTGGTCGAGGGCAAGTGGTTTCTCTCGGAGCGGTTCTGTTCGTTGGCCGGAACCGACCTGTGGGATTCGCTGACCTTCGAACAGAAGGTGATCTGCAGCCGAGAGGAACTCGCCGGATCGCTGGGCTCGGGCGTCTGGACCGAGCACATGCTGCTGGCCCTGGTGTCCCGCTATGTCTACGATCGCCCGATCACCGACCCGGACGTGCAGTTCGCGCTCACGGAGATCGCCGACGAATGCCGTCACATGATCATGTTCGCGAAGACGCTGGACGCGATCGGCGCCGAGCCCTATCGGGCGCCGTGGCAGATCAGGCACGTCGGCCGCCCGCTGAAGAAGGCCGCGCCGCTCATCGTGCTGTGGGCGATGCTGCTGATGACCGAGGAGATCTTCGAGCAGATCCAGCGCGAGGTCGCCAAGGACGAAAGCGTCCAGCCGGTCGTCCGGACCATGTCCCGCATCCATGTGGTCGAGGAGTCCCGGCACATCGGTTTCGCCCGGGCCGAATTGGATCGGCTGGTGCCGCAGTTGTCGAAACCGCAGCTTTCCGCGTTGCGGACGATGCTCGCGACCTCGGCGCCGCTGTTCATCGACGGACTCTTCAGCCCGGAGATGTACCGGCGTTCGGGTCTCGACCCGAAGGTGGCCCGCGCGGCCGCCAAGAAGAACAAGGAGTTCCGCGAGACCTTCAAGTGGGCGGCCTCCCGCGTGACCGATCACTACCGGTCGATCGGCCTGATCGGCGGTGCCTCGGAGCGCGTCTGGCGCCGGGCCGGGGTCATCTGA
- a CDS encoding ParB/RepB/Spo0J family partition protein: MLLPADSPRSGGVDPVHISLLAELDATELPPIVVHRSTMRIIDGMHRYLAAQRQGVTLIEVEFFDGTEEEAFVRSVELNVKQGLPLSLKDRKSAARRILQSSPSLSDRTVATSVGLSAKTVAAVRKQLEGDLGPATRVGSDGRRRPVNPEMGRSRARELLLQQPDMPLRSVAAAAGISVGTAHSVRKALREGEVVSAPEESARQPSTSLLEHDEFQSLLQKLRNDPSIRFSESGRRLILWLQDVAVHQSEIASMVDGLALHCMPTVAQLARHHAALWIAVAEKLRETQDNGNIELKSNSA; encoded by the coding sequence GTGTTGTTGCCAGCTGATTCACCGAGATCTGGGGGTGTGGATCCAGTTCATATCTCATTATTGGCCGAGTTGGATGCAACGGAGCTGCCGCCGATAGTCGTTCACCGTTCGACAATGCGAATAATCGACGGAATGCATCGATATCTCGCCGCGCAGCGGCAGGGTGTCACACTGATAGAGGTCGAATTCTTCGACGGCACCGAAGAAGAGGCATTCGTTCGAAGTGTCGAGCTCAATGTAAAACAAGGACTTCCGCTCTCGCTCAAGGATCGGAAGTCGGCGGCGCGGCGAATACTTCAATCCTCGCCGTCGCTGTCGGATCGCACGGTCGCGACATCGGTCGGTCTTTCCGCGAAGACCGTCGCGGCGGTTCGCAAGCAGTTGGAAGGAGACCTGGGACCGGCGACCCGAGTGGGTTCGGACGGGCGCAGGAGGCCCGTCAACCCCGAGATGGGCCGCAGCAGGGCGCGTGAGCTGCTACTACAGCAGCCGGATATGCCGTTGCGTTCGGTCGCGGCAGCGGCGGGTATATCAGTGGGGACCGCGCACTCGGTTCGCAAGGCATTGCGAGAGGGCGAGGTGGTGTCGGCGCCCGAGGAATCGGCACGGCAGCCGTCCACATCCCTGCTGGAACACGACGAATTCCAATCACTTCTGCAAAAGCTGCGCAATGATCCGTCCATCAGATTCAGCGAATCGGGTCGGCGACTGATCCTCTGGCTGCAGGATGTCGCGGTGCATCAATCGGAGATCGCGTCCATGGTCGACGGATTGGCGCTGCACTGTATGCCGACGGTCGCGCAATTGGCGAGGCATCACGCCGCGCTGTGGATCGCCGTGGCGGAGAAACTGCGGGAAACGCAGGACAATGGAAACATCGAATTGAAATCGAACTCCGCGTGA
- a CDS encoding acyl-CoA dehydrogenase family protein: protein MSITDVSLSDLREGAEDIDGLRQAIRDFADTVVRPRVLANDAAPAEEFDWELVRAGHALGLFRLVVPKEFGGLGHGVIGVAIMMEELAAVDAATALMFGSTMLGQVPVLLSNDPQLQSRFLPLFAGDEPVLACNAITEDEAGCDLLIPEFAGHAQNVMTARRDGDHYVLNGRKRFINNAIVSTFGSVYANLEGHEAADGLTAFMVDFDSEGVVRGPVADKMGYRACLGSELIFDDVRVPVENVVGGEGAGVIINVAQMNMARATVAALSTGIARGAFELAKDWCAERIQGGVPLYKHQFSARKLAEMASKVEASRLLYLDAAEVADNEIPVPAYKPAVAKLFADRVAIEVATEAMSLMGARGYIREFGMEKFVRESFGARIYEGTPEVLALAITEALYSDDDDF, encoded by the coding sequence ATGTCCATCACCGACGTTTCACTGTCCGATCTTCGTGAGGGCGCCGAAGATATCGACGGACTCCGGCAGGCGATCCGCGATTTCGCGGACACGGTCGTGCGTCCCCGGGTGCTGGCCAACGATGCCGCTCCCGCAGAGGAATTCGACTGGGAACTCGTCCGTGCCGGTCATGCTCTCGGCCTGTTCCGGTTGGTTGTTCCCAAGGAGTTCGGCGGGCTCGGCCACGGCGTGATCGGTGTCGCGATCATGATGGAGGAGCTGGCCGCCGTCGACGCCGCCACGGCGCTGATGTTCGGCTCGACCATGCTGGGCCAGGTCCCCGTGCTGCTGTCCAACGACCCGCAGTTGCAGAGCCGGTTCCTGCCGCTGTTCGCGGGCGACGAGCCCGTGCTCGCCTGCAACGCCATCACCGAGGACGAGGCCGGCTGCGATCTGCTGATCCCCGAATTCGCCGGGCACGCACAGAATGTCATGACCGCGCGGCGGGACGGCGATCACTACGTCCTCAACGGCCGCAAGCGGTTCATCAACAACGCGATCGTCTCCACCTTCGGCTCGGTCTACGCGAACCTCGAGGGTCATGAGGCAGCGGACGGCCTGACGGCGTTCATGGTGGACTTCGACAGCGAGGGCGTGGTGCGCGGCCCGGTGGCCGACAAGATGGGATATCGGGCCTGTCTGGGCAGCGAGCTGATCTTCGACGACGTCCGGGTTCCCGTCGAGAACGTGGTCGGCGGGGAGGGCGCGGGTGTGATCATCAATGTCGCCCAGATGAACATGGCCCGTGCCACGGTCGCGGCCCTGTCCACCGGAATCGCCCGCGGCGCATTCGAATTGGCGAAGGACTGGTGCGCCGAGCGGATCCAGGGCGGCGTGCCGCTGTACAAGCATCAGTTCTCGGCCCGCAAACTCGCCGAGATGGCGTCGAAGGTGGAAGCGTCTCGCTTGCTGTACCTGGACGCCGCCGAGGTCGCCGACAACGAGATCCCGGTTCCCGCTTACAAACCCGCCGTCGCGAAGCTGTTCGCCGACCGGGTCGCGATCGAGGTCGCGACCGAGGCGATGTCGCTGATGGGGGCGCGTGGTTACATCCGCGAATTCGGTATGGAGAAGTTCGTCCGGGAGTCCTTCGGTGCCCGGATCTACGAGGGCACTCCCGAAGTACTGGCACTGGCGATCACCGAGGCGCTGTATTCCGACGACGACGACTTCTGA
- a CDS encoding KasA/KasB family beta-ketoacyl-ACP synthase, whose protein sequence is MAEGPRGFRDVVVTALAATTSIAGDVDATWKGLLNGESGIDVLEDDFVADHDLPVRIGGQLRVAPEMSLNRTDIDRLSYVERMALVLGREVWRNAGDPEVDGDRLGVAIGTGLGGHDAYTDVHNGLRDGGYQRVSPLAMQMMMPNGPATCVGVELGCRAGANTPVSACASGSEALANAWRMIVMGDADIVVAGGVEGRIDALPIAAFSMMRAMSTRNDDPKGASRPFDAERDGFVFGEAGALLVVESEEHARARGAEIHARLLGAGITSDGFHLVAPDPDGRGAARAMTRAIQTAGLSKSDIGHVNAHATATSVGDVAEARAIRSAIGDHASVYAPKSALGHSIGAVGALESVLTVLSLRDGIIPPTLNYETPDPEIGDLDIVAREPRRGRIDHAVSNSFGFGGHNVALAFGRY, encoded by the coding sequence ATGGCAGAGGGACCCAGGGGATTCCGCGACGTCGTCGTGACGGCGCTGGCCGCCACGACATCGATCGCGGGTGATGTGGACGCGACGTGGAAGGGGCTGCTGAACGGCGAGAGCGGGATCGACGTACTGGAGGACGATTTCGTCGCCGATCACGACCTGCCCGTCCGGATCGGCGGTCAGCTGCGGGTCGCGCCCGAGATGTCGCTGAACCGGACGGATATCGACCGGCTGTCCTACGTCGAGCGGATGGCCCTGGTGCTCGGCCGCGAGGTGTGGCGCAATGCGGGTGATCCGGAGGTGGACGGTGACCGCCTCGGAGTCGCCATCGGCACCGGACTCGGTGGGCACGACGCCTACACCGATGTGCACAACGGGCTTCGCGACGGCGGCTACCAGCGGGTCTCACCCCTCGCGATGCAGATGATGATGCCCAACGGCCCGGCGACCTGTGTCGGCGTCGAACTGGGCTGCCGGGCCGGGGCCAACACGCCGGTGTCGGCCTGCGCGTCGGGCTCGGAGGCCCTCGCCAACGCATGGCGCATGATCGTCATGGGCGACGCCGACATCGTCGTCGCGGGAGGGGTGGAGGGCCGGATCGACGCGCTGCCGATCGCGGCGTTCTCGATGATGCGCGCGATGAGCACCCGCAACGACGATCCGAAGGGGGCGTCGCGCCCGTTCGACGCCGAGCGCGACGGGTTCGTCTTCGGCGAGGCGGGTGCGCTCCTGGTCGTCGAGTCCGAGGAGCACGCCAGGGCCCGCGGCGCCGAGATCCACGCCCGGCTCCTGGGCGCGGGCATCACTTCCGACGGTTTCCACCTGGTCGCTCCCGATCCGGACGGCCGGGGCGCGGCCCGCGCGATGACCCGGGCGATCCAGACCGCGGGACTGTCGAAGTCCGATATCGGACATGTGAACGCCCATGCCACCGCCACATCCGTCGGGGACGTCGCGGAGGCGCGGGCGATCAGGTCCGCGATCGGCGACCACGCCTCGGTCTACGCGCCGAAGTCCGCGCTCGGTCACTCCATCGGAGCGGTCGGGGCACTGGAATCGGTGCTCACCGTGCTCAGCCTCCGCGACGGGATCATCCCGCCCACGCTGAACTACGAAACTCCGGATCCCGAGATCGGCGACCTCGACATCGTCGCTCGCGAACCTCGCCGTGGCCGGATCGACCACGCCGTCAGCAACTCCTTCGGCTTCGGCGGCCACAACGTCGCCCTCGCCTTCGGCCGGTACTGA